Sequence from the Stenotrophomonas sp. 364 genome:
GCGATTGCATCGCGCCCTTTTTCGTTTCAGACCATTACGTGTGTCGCCGACCGGGGCCTGGTGCCTAGAACGCGGCCGAATAGCGCAGCGCCACCTGGCTCAGGTCGCCCCGCGGCCCGAACCGCTGGTCGTAACCGAACGCCACCCGCGTATTGCGGGTCAGCCACGACTCCACCGACAGCCCGAGCAGGCCACCCGATCGCGCCGGCTGCAGCCCCGCCATCGGCGCCCAGGCATCCACGCCGACGAAACTGGCGTCCTGCGTCAGCCCATCACTGGACAGCAGCTGCTGCCATTCGGCATAGCCGCGCAGCGCCCAGCTGCCCCACTGGCGTTCGGCGCGCACGCCGGCCAGCGCCTGGCTGCGCGTGCTCACCCCGCCCTGGGTGCGCAGGCCAAAGCCCAGCCCGCCCTGTTCGCTGAAGCTGTCGCTGTCCACGCGGGCGTAGTCGGCCCCCAGGTACGGGGTCAACGAGGCGCGGCCGTCGCCAACGCGGTAGCCGGTTTCCACGCTCGCCGCGGTGAACTGACCGCCGTAGCGGGCATTGACCCCGTACTGGCCGGCACCGAGCAGCAGCTGGCGATCGATTTCCCGGGTGAACTGGCCGGCCCCCAGCTGGCCCAGCGCATAGGCCCGCCCGGTACCCCAGCCGGCATACATCTGCGCCTGCGACTGGCGGTCGCGGCCACGGTCACTGCCCCAGTCGCGGCTGTTGTGGGTGCGGGTTTCGCCGAAGGCAAAGCCCAGCACGCCGTTGCTGCCGAAGGCCATGTCCTGGCCCATCATCCAGCCACGGGTATCGGCGCCGCTGGCCGAGAAGCTGCCCTGCCCGACCTCGCCGAGCTGGTTCTGCCAGGCCCCGCGCAGGCGCGGTGCGCCCTGCACCTGGCCGAACCGCGCCGACAGCGCGCGGCGGTTGAGGTCGACGCTGTCGAAGGTGGCCGCGGTGGCCAGCGCATGGGCCTTGCCAGACAAACTGTCCAGGCTGGCCTGCAGCGCCTGGTTGCCCTGCACCTGCTGCAGCTGACCGGCCGCATCCGCGAAACCGCCGGTGCCGTTGCCGCTTCCCGTATCGAGTTGGACGAACGCCTGTTCCACACGGTTGGCCGACGCGATGGCCACGGCGTCCAGGCCCGCAGCGCTGGCGGCCGAATTCACGTTGACCCGGTTGATGTTCAACCAGGCCGTGCTCGCGTCGTAGGAGAAGTTGGCATCGAGCAGGGTGACCGGGCCGCTGAACTCCAGGCCGCCGAAGGCGCCGCTGATCCCCGTGCCGGCCTTGATCAGCGCCTGGCGCTGGTTGTTCTGCGGCACATAGCCACTGACCGCACCGACCACATTGACGCGCCCGCCTTCCAGGCTGGCATGGCCGGTCACCTGCAGTGCGGGCGCGCCCAGCGTGGTGACGTAGCGGGCATTGGCCCGCTGCACGTAATCGCCGTCGATGACCGCAGTGGTATTGGCTTCGGTGAGCACAACGCTGCCGTTGTTGTCGACGATGCCGGTAATGCGCGTGGTGCCGGTACGGAACTGCAGTGCGCCGAAGGTGCCGTTGCCGGCTGCAGGACCGACCAGCACCACCGAGGTGAGCGAGGCACCATCACGCAGCGCCAGCGTGCCACGCTCGATGCTGGTCAGGCCGGTATACGTGTTGGCGCCGGACAGCACCAGCGTGCCATCGCCCTGCTTGGTCAGCCCACCGTCGCCGCTGATGTTGTTGGCCCACACCGTGCCCGATGCCGACTGCGGAATGTTGATCGTGACGTCGCCCCAGTCGAACCGCCCCGGCCCGTTGATGGCCTTGGCGATGTTGAGCAGGCCGTAGCCGAAGGTGCTGTCCACGCCGGGCGCGCCCAGGTCGGTGGCGGTGCCCAGCAGCGTCTGCCGCACCAGGTCGTTGCTGAAGTACGGGTACTTCTGCCAGACCAGCGCGGCGGCACCGGACACCAGCGGCGCGGCGAAGGAGGTGCCATAGTTCCAGAGATAGCTGGGGGTACCGCCAGCGGTATGGGCCGGATCGACGTACACCGCCGCGCCCGGGGCGGCCAGGCAATACCTGGCGGCAACGCCGCAGGCATTGGCGTAGGACGCCAGCTTGCCGGGACTGTTGGAATCGACGGCGGTGACGCTCAGCCAGCCGCGCTCCAGGTCGGCCGCCGGCAGTGTGCCGTTCGGGCCGGGCTGGCTGGGCAACGCCGCCATGCTGGACGGGTCCGGCTTGCTCTCGTTGCCGGTGGCGAACACCACCAGGCCGCCGTGGTTGAGGATGAAGGGGCGGTATTCCTGGGCGATCGGCGCGGTGGCCGCCGGGTTGGTCCAGTACAGACCGCCCCAGGAGTTGTTCATGACCTTCACGCCCTGGTTCATCAGGTCCACATGGACCTCGGCCAGGCCCAGCG
This genomic interval carries:
- a CDS encoding autotransporter serine protease; this encodes MNKAVVGRSVLVTALAAALGACGGGGGGGNVRIDPPPTTPPTTPPTTPPPTTTTPTQPAFDAHLTITQAGAARSAGLTGSGVRIGIVDSGVMRNHPALAGRVLANYTYVDPRVNNLNVDDVVGHGTAVAELAAGAAVGTWPGGIAPGAQIVSARIIADKRPTDDGSGSGNEVNGALGLAEVHVDLMNQGVKVMNNSWGGLYWTNPAATAPIAQEYRPFILNHGGLVVFATGNESKPDPSSMAALPSQPGPNGTLPAADLERGWLSVTAVDSNSPGKLASYANACGVAARYCLAAPGAAVYVDPAHTAGGTPSYLWNYGTSFAAPLVSGAAALVWQKYPYFSNDLVRQTLLGTATDLGAPGVDSTFGYGLLNIAKAINGPGRFDWGDVTINIPQSASGTVWANNISGDGGLTKQGDGTLVLSGANTYTGLTSIERGTLALRDGASLTSVVLVGPAAGNGTFGALQFRTGTTRITGIVDNNGSVVLTEANTTAVIDGDYVQRANARYVTTLGAPALQVTGHASLEGGRVNVVGAVSGYVPQNNQRQALIKAGTGISGAFGGLEFSGPVTLLDANFSYDASTAWLNINRVNVNSAASAAGLDAVAIASANRVEQAFVQLDTGSGNGTGGFADAAGQLQQVQGNQALQASLDSLSGKAHALATAATFDSVDLNRRALSARFGQVQGAPRLRGAWQNQLGEVGQGSFSASGADTRGWMMGQDMAFGSNGVLGFAFGETRTHNSRDWGSDRGRDRQSQAQMYAGWGTGRAYALGQLGAGQFTREIDRQLLLGAGQYGVNARYGGQFTAASVETGYRVGDGRASLTPYLGADYARVDSDSFSEQGGLGFGLRTQGGVSTRSQALAGVRAERQWGSWALRGYAEWQQLLSSDGLTQDASFVGVDAWAPMAGLQPARSGGLLGLSVESWLTRNTRVAFGYDQRFGPRGDLSQVALRYSAAF